The Pseudomonas rhizosphaerae genomic sequence GGTTCCTGGTTACCTGAAGCTTAGAAGCTTTTCTTGGAAGCATGGCATCAACCACTTCGTCGTCTGAAAGACAACTCGTCATCAGCTCTCGGCCTTGAGATCCCGGATTTACCTAAGATCTCAGCCTACCACCTTAAACTTGGACAACCAACGCCAAGCTGGCCTAGCCTTCTCCGTCCCTCCATCGCAATAACCAGAAGTACAGGAATATTAACCTGTTTTCCATCGACTACGCTTTTCAGCCTCGCCTTAGGGACCGACTAACCCTGCGTCGATTAACGTTGCGCAGGAAACCTTGGTCTTTCGGCGTGGGTGTTTTTCACACCCATTGTCGTTACTCATGTCAGCATTCGCACTTCTGATACCTCCAGCAAGCTTCTCAACTCACCTTCACAGGCTTACAGAACGCTCCTCTACCGCATCATCATAAGATGATACCCGTAGCTTCGGTACCTGGTTTGAGCCCCGTTACATCTTCCGCGCAGGCCGACTCGACTAGTGAGCTATTACGCTTTCTTTAAAGGGTGGCTGCTTCTAAGCCAACCTCCTAGCTGTCTAAGCCTTCCCACATCGTTTCCCACTTAACCAGGATTTTGGGACCTTAGCTGACGGTCTGGGTTGTTTCCCTTTTCACGACGGACGTTAGCACCCGCCGTGTGTCTCCCATGCTCGGCACTTGTAGGTATTCGGAGTTTGCATCGGTTTGGTAAGTCGGGATGACCCCCTAGCCGAAACAGTGCTCTACCCCCTACAGTGATACATGAGGCGCTACCTAAATAGCTTTCGAGGAGAACCAGCTATCTCCGAGCTTGATTAGCCTTTCACTCCGATCCACAGGTCATCCGCTAACTTTTCAACGGTAGTCGGTTCGGTCCTCCAGTCAGTGTTACCTAACCTTCAACCTGCCCATGGATAGATCGCCCGGTTTCGGGTCTATACCCAGCGACTAAACGCCCTATTAAGACTCGCTTTCGCTACGCCTCCCCTATTCGGTTAAGCTCGCCACTGAATATAAGTCGCTGACCCATTATACAAAAGGTACGCAGTCACAGAACAAAGTCTGCTCCCACTGCTTGTACGCATACGGTTTCAGGATCTATTTCACTCCCCTCTCCGGGGTTCTTTTCGCCTTTCCCTCACGGTACTAGTTCACTATCGGTCAGTCAGTAGTATTTAGCCTTGGAGGATGGTCCCCCCATATTCAGACAAGGTTTCTCGTGCCCCGTCCTACTCGATTTCATTGACAAGAGATTTTCGCGTACAGGGCTATCACCCACTATGGCCGCACTTTCCAGAGCGTTCCGCTAATCTCAAACCAACTTAAGGGCTGGTCCCCGTTCGCTCGCCACTACTAAGGGAATCTCGGTTGATTTCTTTTCCTCAGGGTACTTAGATGTTTCAGTTCCCCTGGTTCGCCTCGCATGCCTATGTATTCAGCATGAGATAACTGTCTTATGACAGCTGGGTTCCCCCATTCAGACATCTCCGGATCACAGTCTGTTTGCCGACTCCCCGAAGCTTTTCGCAGGCTACCACGTCTTTCATCGCCTCTGACTGCCAAGGCATCCACCGTATGCGCTTCTTCACTTGACCATATAACCCCAAGCAATCTGGTTATACTGTGAAGACGACATTCGCCGAAAATTCGCACTTACTCTAAGAGCAACTCACAAATTTTACCTTAGCCTGAACCTACACCAGTGAAAGTGTCTGTCCAGTCTATCTTTCTATCACATACCCAAATTTTTAAAGAACGATCTAATCAAAGACTAGAAATCAACATTCACCATCACACTGATGGAATGCTCATTTCTAAGCTCTAAACGGAAGCAGTGGTGGTGGAGCCAAGCGGGATCGAACCGCTGACCTCCTGCGTGCAAGGCAGGCGCTCTCCCAGCTGAGCTATGGCCCCGTATTTCTACAGGCGTTTCCCACACAAAATTGGTGGGTCTGGGCAGATTCGAACTGCCGACCTCACCCTTATCAGGGGTGCGCTCTAACCAACTGAGCTACAGACCCAATTTCGAGCTTGTAGCCGTTAGCGTGAGCTATCAGCTTGGAGCATAAAGCTGCTTCTATCGTCTTCTTCAATGAATCAAGCAATTCGTGTGGGAGCTCATGAGCCAGCTGTTGTCGTCGATTAAGGAGGTGATCCAGCCGCAGGTTCCCCTACGGCTACCTTGTTACGACTTCACCCCAGTCATGAATCACACCGTGGTAACCGTCCTCCCGAAGGTTAGACTAGCTACTTCTGGTGCAACCCACTCCCATGGTGTGACGGGCGGTGTGTACAAGGCCCGGGAACGTATTCACCGCGACATTCTGATTCGCGATTACTAGCGATTCCGACTTCACGCAGTCGAGTTGCAGACTGCGATCCGGACTACGATCGGTTTTGTGAGATTAGCTCCACCTCGCGGTTTGGCGACCCTCTGTACCGACCATTGTAGCACGTGTGTAGCCCAGGCCGTAAGGGCCATGATGACTTGACGTCATCCCCACCTTCCTCCGGTTTGTCACCGGCAGTCTCCTTAGAGTGCCCACCATAACGTGCTGGTAACTAAGGACAAGGGTTGCGCTCGTTACGGGACTTAACCCAACATCTCACGACACGAGCTGACGACAGCCATGCAGCACCTGTCTCAATGTTCCCGAAGGCACCAATCCATCTCTGGAAAGTTCATTGGATGTCAAGGCCTGGTAAGGTTCTTCGCGTTGCTTCGAATTAAACCACATGCTCCACCGCTTGTGCGGGCCCCCGTCAATTCATTTGAGTTTTAACCTTGCGGCCGTACTCCCCAGGCGGTCAACTTAATGCGTTAGCTGCGCCACTAAGAGTTCAAGACTCCCAACGGCTAGTTGACATCGTTTACGGCGTGGACTACCAGGGTATCTAATCCTGTTTGCTCCCCACGCTTTCGCACCTCAGTGTCAGTATGAGCCCAGGTGGTCGCCTTCGCCACTGGTGTTCCTTCCTATATCTACGCATTTCACCGCTACACAGGAAATTCCACCACCCTCTGCCCTACTCTAGCTTGCCAGTTTTGGATGCAGTTCCCAGGTTGAGCCCGGGGATTTCACATTCAACTTAACAAACCACCTACGCGCGCTTTACGCCCAGTAATTCCGATTAACGCTTGCACCCTCTGTATTACCGCGGCTGCTGGCACAGAGTTAGCCGGTGCTTATTCTGTCGGTAACGTCAAAACAGCAAGGTATTCGCTTACTGCCCTTCCTCCCAACTTAAAGTGCTTTACAATCCGAAGACCTTCTTCACACACGCGGCATGGCTGGATCAGGCTTTCGCCCATTGTCCAATATTCCCCACTGCTGCCTCCCGTAGGAGTCTGGACCGTGTCTCAGTTCCAGTGTGACTGATCATCCTCTCAGACCAGTTACGGATCGTCGCCTTGGTGAGCCATTACCTCACCAACTAGCTAATCCGACCTAGGCTCATCTGATAGCGCAAGGCCCGAAGGTCCCCTGCTTTCTCCCGTAGGACGTATGCGGTATTAGCGTTCCTTTCGAAACGTTGTCCCCCACTACCAGGCAGATTCCTAGGCATTACTCACCCGTCCGCCGCTGAATCAGGAAGCAAGCTTCCTTCAACCGCTCGACTTGCATGTGTTAGGCCTGCCGCCAGCGTTCAATCTGAGCCATGATCAAACTCTTCAGTTCAATACTGCAATCGGGTTTTGAGAAAACCCTATAAACTTGGCTCAGCAATCGCAAACTCGAACCCGAAGGATCGAGGTAACTCTTTGATTTCTCGCGGAGTCTTTGTGATGCTGATAATCTTGTTGACTAACAGTCTTAACTCACAAGCACCCACACGAATTGCTTGATTCAATTGTTAAAGAGCGGTGGGTTGATTCTTTCGTCTCAACCGAGGCGCGCATTCTACGCCAGCCTCACATCCTGTCAAGCGTTTATTTCGAAGTGTTTTTCCAGAAACCTGAACAACTTCAAACACTTGACTCGCTTCGATCACTCGTCAGCGGGAGGCGAATTCTACAGCGTTTCAAACCGCTGTCAACCACCTTTTCTCACCGCTTCCGACCTACAAGACCGAAGCACTTCTTCACTGCCTGAACGACTAACTCATTGATTAACAAAGCGTTTATCGTTTCGGCTGCGCCGGAAGTGGGGCGAATTATAGACACTGGAAATCTGCCGTCAACCCCCAATTCAAAAAACCGTCACAAACTTGTCTCCGCCGTTCTTCTATATAGAAGAACGGCTACACCACGCCTGCGGCGTGGAGTTGGTTATAGGTGCGCGCGTCCATATTCAGCAGTTGCTCCAGCACTTCCTGGGTATGCTCGCCTAGCAGAGGGGGTGCATGTCGGTACTCCACAGGGCTGGCACTCAGCCGTAGTGGGCTGGCAACCATGGGAACGGTTCCGGCCAAAGGATGCTCCATGTGCAAGGCAAGCCCCCTGGCGAGCACCTGGGGATCGGCGAATACCTGAGACAAGTCGTTTATCGGACCACAGGGCACACCGACCCCTTCGAGCTCGGTCACCCACTGCTGGGTGGTCTTGAACACCGTTGCCTGCCGGATCAAAGGAATCAGTTGCGCGCGGTTGGCGACCCGCTGCCGATTGGAGACGAAGCGGGGGTCGGTGGCCCACTCGGCATGGCCGGCCACTTGGGCGAACTTGGCGAACTGGCTATCGTTGCCCACCGTCAGGATGAAGTCGCCGTCGGCTGTAGGAAAGTCCTGATAGGGCACGATGTTTGGATGGGCATTGCCCAAGCGTCCAGGCGCTACACCTGTAGTGAGGTAATTCATGGCCTGATTGGCCAGGCAGGCCACTTGGACGTCCAGCAGCGCCATGTCGATTTGTTGCCCACCGCCGCCTTCATCGCGATGCGCCAAGGCGGCCAACACGGCAACAGTGGAATACAGACCAGTAAGAATGTCGGTCAGGGCGACACCGACCTTGGCGGGCCCGGCACCCTGCTCGCCATCGGCCTTGCCCGTGAGGCTCATCAGGCCGCCCATGCCTTGCACCATGAAGTCGTACCCCGGGCGGGTCGCATAGGGGCCGGTCTGGCCGAACCCGGTGATCGAGCAGTAGATCAGTTGCGGATTCACGGCACTGAGTGATGCATAGTCCAGACCATAGGCGGCCAGACCGCCGACCTTGAAGTTCTCGATGAGAATGTCGCTGCCTGCGGCCAGCTCGCGAATCAGCTGTTGCCCCTCGGGCCGGGTGAAGTCGATGGTGACCGAGCGCTTGTTGCGATTGGCCGCCAGGTAATAGGCGGCCTCACCGGTGCTGTTGCCTACCTGGTCGGCGAGAAACGGGGGACCCCAGGCCCGGGTGTCGTCACCCCGGCCTGGACGCTCGACCTTGATGACCTCGGCGCCGAGGTCGGCGAGAATCTGGCCCGCCCATGGCCCGGCGAGTACTCGCGACAGATCGAGTACTCGAAGATGAGAAAGTGCACCCATGACCACCTCCTATCAATAGAAGGCTTGCAAGCCGGTTTGCGCACGACCCAGGATCAAGGCGTGCACGTCGTGAGTGCCCTCGTAGGTATTGACCACCTCGAGGTTGACCAGGTGGCGAGCGATGCCGAATTCATCGGAGATGCCGTTGCCGCCGAGCATGTCTCTGGCCATGCGTGCGATATCCAGGGATTTGCCGCACGAATTGCGCTTCATGATCGAGGTGATCTCCACCGCCGCTGTGCCTTCATCCTTCATACGGCCCAGGCGCAGGCAGCCTTGCAGGGCGAGGGTGATTTCGGTCTGCATGTCGGCCAGCTTTTTCTGAATGAGCTGATTGGCGGCAAGAGGGCGGCCGAATTGTTGGCGATCCAGGGTGTACTGCCTAGCGGTGTGCCAGCAGAACTCCGCTGCACCCAGCGCACCCCACGAGATGCCGTAACGCGCCGAGTTCAGACAGGTGAACGGCCCCTTCAGACCACGCACGTCGGGAAACATGTTTTCCTCCGGGACGAACACGTTGTCCATGACGATTTCACCGGTGATGGAAGCGCGCAGGCCGACCTTGCCGTGGATCGCGGGCGCGCTGAGGCCGGCCCAGCCTTTTTCCAGAATGAAGCCGCGGATGTCACCGGCGTCGTCCTTGGC encodes the following:
- a CDS encoding CaiB/BaiF CoA transferase family protein, producing the protein MGALSHLRVLDLSRVLAGPWAGQILADLGAEVIKVERPGRGDDTRAWGPPFLADQVGNSTGEAAYYLAANRNKRSVTIDFTRPEGQQLIRELAAGSDILIENFKVGGLAAYGLDYASLSAVNPQLIYCSITGFGQTGPYATRPGYDFMVQGMGGLMSLTGKADGEQGAGPAKVGVALTDILTGLYSTVAVLAALAHRDEGGGGQQIDMALLDVQVACLANQAMNYLTTGVAPGRLGNAHPNIVPYQDFPTADGDFILTVGNDSQFAKFAQVAGHAEWATDPRFVSNRQRVANRAQLIPLIRQATVFKTTQQWVTELEGVGVPCGPINDLSQVFADPQVLARGLALHMEHPLAGTVPMVASPLRLSASPVEYRHAPPLLGEHTQEVLEQLLNMDARTYNQLHAAGVV
- a CDS encoding acyl-CoA dehydrogenase is translated as MASFNWIDPLLLDQQLTQEERMVRDSAQQYAQGKLMPRVLEAFRHETTDPAIFREMGEMGLLGATIPEEFGGSGLNYVCYGLIAREVERVDSGYRSMMSVQSSLVMVPINEFGTQAQKQKYLPKLASGEWIGCFGLTEPDHGSDPGAMVTRARKVDGGYRMSGSKMWITNSPIADVFVVWAKDDAGDIRGFILEKGWAGLSAPAIHGKVGLRASITGEIVMDNVFVPEENMFPDVRGLKGPFTCLNSARYGISWGALGAAEFCWHTARQYTLDRQQFGRPLAANQLIQKKLADMQTEITLALQGCLRLGRMKDEGTAAVEITSIMKRNSCGKSLDIARMARDMLGGNGISDEFGIARHLVNLEVVNTYEGTHDVHALILGRAQTGLQAFY